A DNA window from Sylvia atricapilla isolate bSylAtr1 chromosome 6, bSylAtr1.pri, whole genome shotgun sequence contains the following coding sequences:
- the SLC17A6 gene encoding vesicular glutamate transporter 2, protein MESVKQRILTPGKEGLKNFAGKSLGQLYRVLEKRQKPGDTIELTEDGKPMEVPEKKAPLCDCTCFGLPRRYIIAIMSGLGFCISFGIRCNLGVAIVDMVNNSTIHRGGKIIKEKAKFNWDPETVGMIHGSFFWGYIITQIPGGYISSRLAANRVFGAAILLTSSLNMLIPSAARVHYGCVIFVRILQGLVEGVTYPACHGIWSKWAPPLERSRLATTSFCGSYAGAVIAMPLAGILVQYTGWSSVFYVYGSFGIVWYMFWLLVSYESPAKHPTITDEERRYIEESIGESANLLGAMEKYKTPWRKFFTSMPVYAIIVANFCRSWTFYLLLISQPAYFEEVFGFEISKVGILSAVPHLVMTIIVPIGGQIADFLRSRQIVSTTNVRKIMNCGGFGMEATLLLVVGYSHSKGVAISFLVLAVGFSGFAISGFNVNHLDIAPRYASILMGISNGVGTLSGMVCPIIVGAMTKNKTREEWQYVFLIAALVHYGGVIFYGIFASGEKQPWADPEQTSEEKCGFIHEDELAEETGDITQNYVNYGTTKSYGATTQVNGGWPNGWEKKEEFVQEEVQDSYNYKERDYS, encoded by the exons ATGGAGTCGGTAAAACAAAGGATTTTGACTCCTGGCAAGGAGGGATTGAAGAATTTTGCTGGGAAATCGCTTGGTCAACTCTACAG AGTCCTAGAGAAGAGGCAGAAGCCCGGGGACACCATCGAGCTGACCGAAGATGGAAAGCCCATGGAAGTGCCCGAAAAGAAAGCCCCGCTGTGCGACTGCACCTGCTTCGGGCTGCCCCGGAGGTACATCATTGCCATCATGAGCGGACTGGGATTCTGCATTTCCTTCGGGATCCGATGTAACTTGGGAGTGGCCATCGTGGACATGGTCAATAACAGCACCATACACCGAggaggaaaaattattaaagag AAAGCGAAGTTTAATTGGGATCCCGAAACAGTTGGCATGATCCACGGCTCTTTTTTCTGGGGGTACATAATCACCCAGATCCCCGGAGGGTACATCTCATCCCGGCTGGCAGCCAACAG AGTATTTGGTGCTGCTATACTGCTGACATCTTCCCTCAACATGCTAATACCATCTGCAGCCAGGGTGCACTACGGATGTGTCATCTTCGTTAGGATCCTGCAGGGCCTTGTAGAG GGGGTCACCTACCCTGCCTGCCACGGTATTTGGAGCAAGTGGGCCCCCCCATTAGAAAGAAGTAGGTTAGCAACCACTTCCTTTTGTG GTTCCTATGCAGGAGCTGTCATTGCAATGCCTTTAGCTGGGATTCTAGTGCAATATACTGGGTGGTCTTCTGTGTTCTATGTGTATG GGAGCTTTGGTATAGTCTGGTACATGTTTTGGCTTTTGGTTTCATATGAGAGTCCTGCAAAGCATCCTACAATCACAGATGAAGAAAGGAGATACATAGAAGAAAGCATTGGAGAGAGTGCCAACCTCCTAGGTGCAATGGAA aaatacaaaacacCATGGAGAAAATTTTTTACATCTATGCCAGTCTATGCAATAATAGTTGCAAACTTCTGTAGAAGCTGGACTTTTTACTTGCTGCTAATTAGTCAGCCTGCTTACTTTGAGGAAGTGTTTGGATTTGAAATAAGCAAG GTGGGTATCTTATCTGCTGTGCCCCATTTAGTGATGACAATTATTGTTCCTATTGGGGGACAAATTGCTGACTTTTTAAGAAGCAGGCAGATTGTTTCAACGACTAATGTGAGAAAGATAATGAACTGTGGAG GTTTTGGTATGGAAGCAACTCTTCTCCTCGTGGTGGGATATTCACACAGCAAAGGAGTGGCTATTTCATTCTTAGTGCTTGCTGTAGGCTTTAGTGGATTTGCCATATCTG GATTCAATGTCAACCATTTAGACATTGCCCCAAGGTATGCTAGCATTTTAATGGGGATTTCTAATGGAGTCGGGACCTTGTCTGGAATGGTTTGCCCTATAATTGTTGGAGCAATGACAAAGAACAAG ACACGTGAAGAATGGCAGTATGTCTTCCTCATTGCTGCTTTAGTTCATTATGGAGGTGTGATCTTCTATGGCATATTTGCTTCAGGAGAGAAACAACCCTGGGCAGACCCTGAACAGACAAGTGAAGAGAAATGTGGCTTTATTCATGAAGATGAACTTGCTGAAGAGACAGGGGACATTACTCAGAATTATGTAAATTATGGTACCACCAAGTCTTATGGTGCTACAACCCAGGTCAATGGTGGCTGGCCTAATGgctgggagaaaaaagaggaatttgtACAAGAGGAAGTACAAGACTCATACAACTACAAGGAAAGAGATTATTCATAA